ggtgggcaggagggtgggatgggggggggggggggggggctaggtgatcacacacacccccccccaatcctgcctgaccccccccccctcaccgttTTGCTGCCTGCAGAAGCAGCCCTTCTTCCGCCACATCAACTgggaggacctgctggcccgAAGGCTGGACCCCCCCTTCAAACCCTGCCTGGTATgacttgggggtggggaggagggtgtgtgtgtgtgtggtttgttgggtttttttttttttgggagggggggggcacccatgggagcACCCACTGcccactcctcccccccccccccccccccccgcagcagtCGGAGGAGGACGTCAGCCAGTTCGACACCCGCTTCACCCGCCAGACGCCGGTCGACAGCCCGGATGATGCCGCCATCAGTGAAAGTGCCAACCAGGCCTTCTTGgtaggtgggggggggcgggggggaaaagGGATGGGACAcaatggggtggggggcacccagcacccacccacccacccaccaccctgacatccccccccccaattctgCCCGCAGGGCTTCACCTACGTGGCCCCCTCGGTGCTGGAGAGCATCAAGGAGGGGTTCTCCTTCCAGCCCAAGGTGCGCTCCCCCCGTCGCCTCAACAGCAGCCCCCGCACCCCCGTCAGGTACCCCCAgggtcggggggtggggggggctgggctggtggggggtgggggggggggcagtggggtgggtgCTGCGGGGCACGgcagtgatggtggtggtggtggtggggctttGGGATgggggcagtgtggggagaagaggggctgGGGCTTTGGGGTGAgcaccatggggtgggggggggacacggggtgggggtgggtagGTACAAGGGGACAGTTCTGGGGGGGGTAAGGAGGATGGGGGGGCATTTGGTGCCCTGGcacatgttgggggggggggggtgtcttgggTACAAGGggacagtgctgggggggggggtaaggaggatggggggggcacTTGGTGCCCCTGGCACATGTTGGGGGGGGTCTTGCGCACAAGAGGACAGTGCTGGGGGGCTaaggaggatggggggggcaAATGGCAGGGTTGGGGAAGGGGGTCTGTGGGCATGGGctgcccgacccccccccccgcccccggctcacgc
This portion of the Numenius arquata unplaced genomic scaffold, bNumArq3.hap1.1 HAP1_SCAFFOLD_1190, whole genome shotgun sequence genome encodes:
- the LOC141478034 gene encoding ribosomal protein S6 kinase beta-2-like, whose translation is KQPFFRHINWEDLLARRLDPPFKPCLQSEEDVSQFDTRFTRQTPVDSPDDAAISESANQAFLGFTYVAPSVLESIKEGFSFQPKVRSPRRLNSSPRTPVSPVKFSPFEAFKPGATGEPMELGGSLPPPPEGTAPLPIKTSGGAKKQKGGPGAGGQDLMRP